The following proteins are co-located in the Synchiropus splendidus isolate RoL2022-P1 chromosome 14, RoL_Sspl_1.0, whole genome shotgun sequence genome:
- the LOC128771363 gene encoding neuronal cell adhesion molecule-like isoform X12, with protein MMEKRRIGAALVLGMVLGHLTAALEVPLDLPQPPTITHQSPKDYIIDPRENVIIHCEAKGKPHPSFSWTRNGTHLDVENSPNISMRGHSGTLVMDITREKDDKYEGVYQCTARNQHGTAVSNNIVVRQSIALTIFRALLTGSPLWSKEKIKPIVVQEGVSLVLPCRPPAGLPPPIIFWMDNNFQRLPQSSRVTQSLNGDLYFANVLREDTRNDYICYARFPYTQTIQQKQPITVKVLNLDAINDTMAAFYNDTDLFSEAPVDDRRPTFLIPTEPSSSHLVLKGQTLELECIAEGLPTPEISWTKLSDELPATRTSFLHYQKTLRIVNVSESDAGDYRCTAKNPLGSVHSTIHVTVKAAPYWLSGPPRNLVLAPGETGVLTCRAGGIPKAAIKWSMNGLPIENAPPDQSRKVEDDTIIFTDVQSGSSAVYQCNVSNEFGYLLANAFVNVLSVPPRVLIPSNKVYQVIRNHRALLDCTSFGSPIPKITWFKESRSGTLDGDNHVVHDNGTLEIHIAQARNSGKYTCVARNFLGIYENHVYLEVKEPTRILKQPEYRVVQRGRSVVFECKVKHDPTLEPTMTWLKDNDELPDDERLIVDADSLTITDVMESDAGIYTCIMNTSLDQDSASAELTVVERPEPPTDLELTDQKKRSVQLTWTPGDEHNSPIQKFLIQYDDALHHRGHWHNLTEVPGSKTTAHLKLSPYVHYTFRVLALNSEGFSRPSLPSRMYKTDPAAPDENPTGVHGFGTEHDNLVIRWKPLTGLQANGPGLHYRVMWRQKRMDSDWTAETVANRSQFVVSGTPTFVQYEFKVQAVNDFGSAPEPAVAHGYSGEDLPLVAPGNVLVRVINSTLVEVHWDHVPRKSIRGHLKGYKVYYWKERSLHKHNPHHMEKQILTFGANHTRGMLPGLHPFSIYSFNVKVFNGKGEGPASPTQQFETPEGVPGAPSTLLINPNLDSMTLEWGPPQDRNGVITGYTLKYQPVNTSNELGPVEELALPANETSVTLLNLKHNTRYKFYLNAKTLRGEGPAISQEAVTIVDEAVTSRQVDIATQGWFIGLMCAIALLILILLIICFIQRNKGGKYPVKEKEDAHTDPEFQPMKDEDCTFGEYSDNEDHKPLKGSRTPSNGTVKREDSDDSLVDYGEGGDGQFNEDGSFIGQYSGKSTSRDTAEGHESSGPPSPINAMNSLNSFV; from the exons atgatggagaagaggaggatcGGCGCCGCCCTGGTGCTGGGGATGGTGCTGGGACACCTCACCGCAGCGCTTGAGGTCCCATTGGACT TGCCGCAGCCGCCGACAATTACTCACCAATCCCCCAAGGATTACATCATTGACCCACGAGAGAATGTCATAATCCACTGTGAGGCGAAGGGCAAACCTCATCCCAG TTTCTCCTGGACTCGGAATGGAACCCACCTGGACGTGGAGAACAGTCCCAACATAAGCATGAGGGGCCACTCGGGGACCCTGGTGATGGACATCACTCGGGAGAAGGACGACAAGTACGAGGGGGTTTACCAGTGCACCGCCCGGAACCAGCATGGAACCGCTGTTTCCAACAACATCGTCGTGCGACAGTCCA TTGCTCTTACCATCTTCAGAGCTCTGCTGACAG GATCGCCCTTGTGGTcaaaggagaagatcaagcCAATCGTGGTTCAGGAGGGGGTGTCCCTGGTTTTGCCTTGCCGACCTCCTGCTGGTCTTCCACCTCCCATTATTTTCTGGATGGACAACA ACTTCCAGAGGTTGCCTCAGAGCAGCCGAGTGACCCAGTCTCTGAACGGTGACCTTTACTTCGCCAACGTGCTGCGGGAGGATACCAGGAACGACTACATCTGCTACGCCCGCTTCCCGTACACGCAAACCATCCAACAGAAACAGCCAATCACAGTCAAGGTCCTCAACC TGGATGCAATCAATGACACAATGGCTGCTTTTTACAATGACACTGATTTGTTCAGTG AAGCTCCAGTGGACGACAGGAGACCGACCTTCCTGATCCCGACTGAACCCTCCAGCTCACACTTGGTCTTAAAAGGCCAGACGCTGGAGCTGGAATGTATTGctgaaggact CCCCACTCCAGAAATCTCCTGGACCAAATTGAGCGACGAGCTCCCGGCAACACGCACATCCTTCCTGCACTACCAGAAGACGCTGCGCATCGTGAACGTTTCGGAATCCGATGCTGGTGACTACCGCTGCACAGCCAAGAATCCACTGGGCTCAGTCCACTCCACCATCCATGTCACGGTGAAAG CCGCTCCATACTGGCTGAGTGGTCCTCCCAGGAACCTTGTTCTGGCTCCAGGAGAGACCGGAGTGCTGACCTGCAGGGCCGGTGGCATCCCTAAGGCTGCTATTAAATGGTCGATGAACGGACTACCCATCGAGA ACGCACCCCCAGACCAGAGTCGTAAAGTGGAGGACGACACCATCATATTCACTGATGTGCAGTCTGGGTCCAGTGCTGTGTACCAGTGTAACGTCTCCAATGAGTTTGGTTACCTTCTCGCCAACGCATTTGTCAACGTCCTCT CGGTGCCTCCCAGAGTGCTGATACCGTCCAACAAAGTGTACCAAGTCATCAGAAATCACAGAGCGCTGTTAGACTGCACGTCCTTCGGCTCACCCATCCCTAAAATTACATG GTTTAAAGAGAGTCGCTCCGGCACACTGGATGGAGACAATCACGTCGTCCATGACAACGGCACTCTGGAGATTCACATCGCTCAAGCACGAAACAGCGGCAAATACACCTGCGTGGCGCGGAACTTTCTGGGTATCTATGAGAATCACGTCTACCTGGAGGTCAAAG AACCAACCCGGATCCTGAAGCAGCCGGAGTATCGAGTGGTCCAGAGGGGCAGGTCCGTGGTGTTTGAGTGTAAGGTGAAACACGACCCGACGCTGGAGCCCACTATGACCTGGCTGAAAGACAACGATGAGCTCCCAGATGATGAGAG ACTCATAGTGGACGCCGACAGCCTCACCATAACTGATGTGATGGAGAGCGACGCTGGAATCTACACCTGTATCATGAACACCTCGCTCGATCAGGACTCTGCCAGCGCTGAGCTCACCGTCGTGG AGCGTCCTGAACCCCCCACCGACCTCGAACTgacagaccagaaaaaaagaagtgttcAGCTCACATGGACTCCTGGAGATGAGCACAACAGTCCCATTcaga AATTCCTGATCCAGTACGACGATGCGCTCCACCACCGAGGCCACTGGCACAATCTGACCGAGGTCCCTGGATCCAAAACCACAGCTCACCTAAAGCTGTCTCCGTACGTCCACTACACCTTCCGAGTTCTGGCCCTGAACTCCGAGGGCTTCAGTCGACCCAGTCTACCCTCCAGGATGTACAAGACTGACCCCGCAG cGCCTGATGAAAATCCAACTGGTGTGCACGGGTTTggaacagaacatgacaatctTGTAATCCGGTGGAAG CCGCTGACAGGCCTCCAGGCTAATGGTCCAGGACTTCACTACCGGGTGATGTGGCGGCAGAAGAGGATGGACAGTGATTGGACTGCTGAGACGGTAGCCAACCGCTCCCAGtttgttgtttctggaacgcccaCATTTGTGCAGTACGAGTTCAAAGTTCAGGCAGTCAACGACTTTGGTTCTGCACCTGAGCCTGCTGTCGCCCACGGATACTCTGGAGAAGACT TGCCACTCGTAGCGCCGGGAAACGTGCTGGTGCGCGTGATCAACAGCACTCTGGTGGAGGTGCACTGGGATCACGTTCCGCGTAAATCGATCCGAGGCCATCTCAAAGGATACAAG GTCTACTACTGGAAGGAGCGAAGTCTCCACAAACACAACCCCCACCACATGGAGAAGCAGATCCTGACCTTCGGTGCAAACCACACGCGTGGCATGCTGCCCGGCCTGCACCCCTTCAGTATCTACTCATTTAATGTCAAGGTCTTCAATGGTAAAGGAGAGGGGCCGGCAAGTCCCACCCAGCAGTTTGAGACACCGGAAGGAG TGCCTGGTGCTCCATCAACCCTCTTGATCAACCCCAATCTGGACTCCATGACCCTGGAGTGGGGTCCTCCTCAGGATCGAAATGGTGTCATCACTGGATACACGCTTAAATATCAGCCAG TCAATACCTCCAATGAGCTGGGCCCAGTGGAGGAGCTGGCTCTGCCTGCCAATGAGACCTCAGTCACTTTGCTCAACCTCAAGCACAACACTCGCTACAAGTTTTATTTGAATGCCAAAACACTCAGGGGAGAGGGTCCGGCCATTTCACAGGAGGCCGTCACCATCGTGGATGAAG CTGTGACCAGCAGACAGGTGGACATCGCCACTCAGGGTTGGTTCATCGGCCTCATGTGTGCCATCgcactcctcatcctcatcctcctcatcatctgcTTCATTCAGAGGAATAAAGGCGGGAAATACCCCG TAAAAGAAAAGGAGGACGCACACACCGACCCGGAGTTCCAGCCCATGAAAGATGAAGACTGCACCTTTGGGGAATACAG
- the LOC128771363 gene encoding neuronal cell adhesion molecule-like isoform X4 produces MMEKRRIGAALVLGMVLGHLTAALEVPLDLPQPPTITHQSPKDYIIDPRENVIIHCEAKGKPHPSFSWTRNGTHLDVENSPNISMRGHSGTLVMDITREKDDKYEGVYQCTARNQHGTAVSNNIVVRQSRSPLWSKEKIKPIVVQEGVSLVLPCRPPAGLPPPIIFWMDNNFQRLPQSSRVTQSLNGDLYFANVLREDTRNDYICYARFPYTQTIQQKQPITVKVLNLDAINDTMAAFYNDTDLFSEAPVDDRRPTFLIPTEPSSSHLVLKGQTLELECIAEGLPTPEISWTKLSDELPATRTSFLHYQKTLRIVNVSESDAGDYRCTAKNPLGSVHSTIHVTVKAAPYWLSGPPRNLVLAPGETGVLTCRAGGIPKAAIKWSMNGLPIENAPPDQSRKVEDDTIIFTDVQSGSSAVYQCNVSNEFGYLLANAFVNVLSVPPRVLIPSNKVYQVIRNHRALLDCTSFGSPIPKITWFKESRSGTLDGDNHVVHDNGTLEIHIAQARNSGKYTCVARNFLGIYENHVYLEVKEPTRILKQPEYRVVQRGRSVVFECKVKHDPTLEPTMTWLKDNDELPDDERLIVDADSLTITDVMESDAGIYTCIMNTSLDQDSASAELTVVEATPTPAVVYERPEPPTDLELTDQKKRSVQLTWTPGDEHNSPIQKFLIQYDDALHHRGHWHNLTEVPGSKTTAHLKLSPYVHYTFRVLALNSEGFSRPSLPSRMYKTDPAAPDENPTGVHGFGTEHDNLVIRWKPLTGLQANGPGLHYRVMWRQKRMDSDWTAETVANRSQFVVSGTPTFVQYEFKVQAVNDFGSAPEPAVAHGYSGEDLPLVAPGNVLVRVINSTLVEVHWDHVPRKSIRGHLKGYKVYYWKERSLHKHNPHHMEKQILTFGANHTRGMLPGLHPFSIYSFNVKVFNGKGEGPASPTQQFETPEGVPGAPSTLLINPNLDSMTLEWGPPQDRNGVITGYTLKYQPVNTSNELGPVEELALPANETSVTLLNLKHNTRYKFYLNAKTLRGEGPAISQEAVTIVDEAPSDSAFGNISMTMQEDGALISWEYLGPEKNIYLQYAEKSSEGEAQWRKEHVNSSQNFILRGLKKGLSYRVRLVAEGPSDQEPYLSEEFLVTVPAVTSRQVDIATQGWFIGLMCAIALLILILLIICFIQRNKGGKYPVKEKEDAHTDPEFQPMKDEDCTFGEYSDNEDHKPLKGSRTPSNGTVKREDSDDSLVDYGEGGDGQFNEDGSFIGQYSGKSTSRDTAEGHESSGPPSPINAMNSLNSFV; encoded by the exons atgatggagaagaggaggatcGGCGCCGCCCTGGTGCTGGGGATGGTGCTGGGACACCTCACCGCAGCGCTTGAGGTCCCATTGGACT TGCCGCAGCCGCCGACAATTACTCACCAATCCCCCAAGGATTACATCATTGACCCACGAGAGAATGTCATAATCCACTGTGAGGCGAAGGGCAAACCTCATCCCAG TTTCTCCTGGACTCGGAATGGAACCCACCTGGACGTGGAGAACAGTCCCAACATAAGCATGAGGGGCCACTCGGGGACCCTGGTGATGGACATCACTCGGGAGAAGGACGACAAGTACGAGGGGGTTTACCAGTGCACCGCCCGGAACCAGCATGGAACCGCTGTTTCCAACAACATCGTCGTGCGACAGTCCA GATCGCCCTTGTGGTcaaaggagaagatcaagcCAATCGTGGTTCAGGAGGGGGTGTCCCTGGTTTTGCCTTGCCGACCTCCTGCTGGTCTTCCACCTCCCATTATTTTCTGGATGGACAACA ACTTCCAGAGGTTGCCTCAGAGCAGCCGAGTGACCCAGTCTCTGAACGGTGACCTTTACTTCGCCAACGTGCTGCGGGAGGATACCAGGAACGACTACATCTGCTACGCCCGCTTCCCGTACACGCAAACCATCCAACAGAAACAGCCAATCACAGTCAAGGTCCTCAACC TGGATGCAATCAATGACACAATGGCTGCTTTTTACAATGACACTGATTTGTTCAGTG AAGCTCCAGTGGACGACAGGAGACCGACCTTCCTGATCCCGACTGAACCCTCCAGCTCACACTTGGTCTTAAAAGGCCAGACGCTGGAGCTGGAATGTATTGctgaaggact CCCCACTCCAGAAATCTCCTGGACCAAATTGAGCGACGAGCTCCCGGCAACACGCACATCCTTCCTGCACTACCAGAAGACGCTGCGCATCGTGAACGTTTCGGAATCCGATGCTGGTGACTACCGCTGCACAGCCAAGAATCCACTGGGCTCAGTCCACTCCACCATCCATGTCACGGTGAAAG CCGCTCCATACTGGCTGAGTGGTCCTCCCAGGAACCTTGTTCTGGCTCCAGGAGAGACCGGAGTGCTGACCTGCAGGGCCGGTGGCATCCCTAAGGCTGCTATTAAATGGTCGATGAACGGACTACCCATCGAGA ACGCACCCCCAGACCAGAGTCGTAAAGTGGAGGACGACACCATCATATTCACTGATGTGCAGTCTGGGTCCAGTGCTGTGTACCAGTGTAACGTCTCCAATGAGTTTGGTTACCTTCTCGCCAACGCATTTGTCAACGTCCTCT CGGTGCCTCCCAGAGTGCTGATACCGTCCAACAAAGTGTACCAAGTCATCAGAAATCACAGAGCGCTGTTAGACTGCACGTCCTTCGGCTCACCCATCCCTAAAATTACATG GTTTAAAGAGAGTCGCTCCGGCACACTGGATGGAGACAATCACGTCGTCCATGACAACGGCACTCTGGAGATTCACATCGCTCAAGCACGAAACAGCGGCAAATACACCTGCGTGGCGCGGAACTTTCTGGGTATCTATGAGAATCACGTCTACCTGGAGGTCAAAG AACCAACCCGGATCCTGAAGCAGCCGGAGTATCGAGTGGTCCAGAGGGGCAGGTCCGTGGTGTTTGAGTGTAAGGTGAAACACGACCCGACGCTGGAGCCCACTATGACCTGGCTGAAAGACAACGATGAGCTCCCAGATGATGAGAG ACTCATAGTGGACGCCGACAGCCTCACCATAACTGATGTGATGGAGAGCGACGCTGGAATCTACACCTGTATCATGAACACCTCGCTCGATCAGGACTCTGCCAGCGCTGAGCTCACCGTCGTGG AGGCCACGCCCACACCAGCGGTTGTCTACG AGCGTCCTGAACCCCCCACCGACCTCGAACTgacagaccagaaaaaaagaagtgttcAGCTCACATGGACTCCTGGAGATGAGCACAACAGTCCCATTcaga AATTCCTGATCCAGTACGACGATGCGCTCCACCACCGAGGCCACTGGCACAATCTGACCGAGGTCCCTGGATCCAAAACCACAGCTCACCTAAAGCTGTCTCCGTACGTCCACTACACCTTCCGAGTTCTGGCCCTGAACTCCGAGGGCTTCAGTCGACCCAGTCTACCCTCCAGGATGTACAAGACTGACCCCGCAG cGCCTGATGAAAATCCAACTGGTGTGCACGGGTTTggaacagaacatgacaatctTGTAATCCGGTGGAAG CCGCTGACAGGCCTCCAGGCTAATGGTCCAGGACTTCACTACCGGGTGATGTGGCGGCAGAAGAGGATGGACAGTGATTGGACTGCTGAGACGGTAGCCAACCGCTCCCAGtttgttgtttctggaacgcccaCATTTGTGCAGTACGAGTTCAAAGTTCAGGCAGTCAACGACTTTGGTTCTGCACCTGAGCCTGCTGTCGCCCACGGATACTCTGGAGAAGACT TGCCACTCGTAGCGCCGGGAAACGTGCTGGTGCGCGTGATCAACAGCACTCTGGTGGAGGTGCACTGGGATCACGTTCCGCGTAAATCGATCCGAGGCCATCTCAAAGGATACAAG GTCTACTACTGGAAGGAGCGAAGTCTCCACAAACACAACCCCCACCACATGGAGAAGCAGATCCTGACCTTCGGTGCAAACCACACGCGTGGCATGCTGCCCGGCCTGCACCCCTTCAGTATCTACTCATTTAATGTCAAGGTCTTCAATGGTAAAGGAGAGGGGCCGGCAAGTCCCACCCAGCAGTTTGAGACACCGGAAGGAG TGCCTGGTGCTCCATCAACCCTCTTGATCAACCCCAATCTGGACTCCATGACCCTGGAGTGGGGTCCTCCTCAGGATCGAAATGGTGTCATCACTGGATACACGCTTAAATATCAGCCAG TCAATACCTCCAATGAGCTGGGCCCAGTGGAGGAGCTGGCTCTGCCTGCCAATGAGACCTCAGTCACTTTGCTCAACCTCAAGCACAACACTCGCTACAAGTTTTATTTGAATGCCAAAACACTCAGGGGAGAGGGTCCGGCCATTTCACAGGAGGCCGTCACCATCGTGGATGAAG CGCCCTCTGACAGTGCTTTTGGGAACATTAGCATGACGATGCAAGAGGACGGGGCCTTGATCAGTTGGGAGTACTTGGGCCCGGagaaaaacatatatttacaATACGCAGAGAAAAGCA gtgaaggtgaagcgCAGTGGCGGAAAGAGCACGTAAACAGCTCGCAGAACTTTATACTCAGGGGCTTAAAGAAAGGGCTCTCCTATCGTGTGCGTTTGGTGGCTGAAGGTCCCTCAGACCAGGAGCCCTACCTCTCTGAGGAGTTTCTGGTGACGGTCCCAG CTGTGACCAGCAGACAGGTGGACATCGCCACTCAGGGTTGGTTCATCGGCCTCATGTGTGCCATCgcactcctcatcctcatcctcctcatcatctgcTTCATTCAGAGGAATAAAGGCGGGAAATACCCCG TAAAAGAAAAGGAGGACGCACACACCGACCCGGAGTTCCAGCCCATGAAAGATGAAGACTGCACCTTTGGGGAATACAG
- the LOC128771363 gene encoding neuronal cell adhesion molecule-like isoform X11, whose product MMEKRRIGAALVLGMVLGHLTAALEVPLDLPQPPTITHQSPKDYIIDPRENVIIHCEAKGKPHPSFSWTRNGTHLDVENSPNISMRGHSGTLVMDITREKDDKYEGVYQCTARNQHGTAVSNNIVVRQSIALTIFRALLTGSPLWSKEKIKPIVVQEGVSLVLPCRPPAGLPPPIIFWMDNNFQRLPQSSRVTQSLNGDLYFANVLREDTRNDYICYARFPYTQTIQQKQPITVKVLNLDAINDTMAAFYNDTDLFSEAPVDDRRPTFLIPTEPSSSHLVLKGQTLELECIAEGLPTPEISWTKLSDELPATRTSFLHYQKTLRIVNVSESDAGDYRCTAKNPLGSVHSTIHVTVKAAPYWLSGPPRNLVLAPGETGVLTCRAGGIPKAAIKWSMNGLPIENAPPDQSRKVEDDTIIFTDVQSGSSAVYQCNVSNEFGYLLANAFVNVLSVPPRVLIPSNKVYQVIRNHRALLDCTSFGSPIPKITWFKESRSGTLDGDNHVVHDNGTLEIHIAQARNSGKYTCVARNFLGIYENHVYLEVKEPTRILKQPEYRVVQRGRSVVFECKVKHDPTLEPTMTWLKDNDELPDDERLIVDADSLTITDVMESDAGIYTCIMNTSLDQDSASAELTVVEATPTPAVVYERPEPPTDLELTDQKKRSVQLTWTPGDEHNSPIQKFLIQYDDALHHRGHWHNLTEVPGSKTTAHLKLSPYVHYTFRVLALNSEGFSRPSLPSRMYKTDPAAPDENPTGVHGFGTEHDNLVIRWKPLTGLQANGPGLHYRVMWRQKRMDSDWTAETVANRSQFVVSGTPTFVQYEFKVQAVNDFGSAPEPAVAHGYSGEDLPLVAPGNVLVRVINSTLVEVHWDHVPRKSIRGHLKGYKVYYWKERSLHKHNPHHMEKQILTFGANHTRGMLPGLHPFSIYSFNVKVFNGKGEGPASPTQQFETPEGVPGAPSTLLINPNLDSMTLEWGPPQDRNGVITGYTLKYQPVNTSNELGPVEELALPANETSVTLLNLKHNTRYKFYLNAKTLRGEGPAISQEAVTIVDEAVTSRQVDIATQGWFIGLMCAIALLILILLIICFIQRNKGGKYPVKEKEDAHTDPEFQPMKDEDCTFGEYSDNEDHKPLKGSRTPSNGTVKREDSDDSLVDYGEGGDGQFNEDGSFIGQYSGKSTSRDTAEGHESSGPPSPINAMNSLNSFV is encoded by the exons atgatggagaagaggaggatcGGCGCCGCCCTGGTGCTGGGGATGGTGCTGGGACACCTCACCGCAGCGCTTGAGGTCCCATTGGACT TGCCGCAGCCGCCGACAATTACTCACCAATCCCCCAAGGATTACATCATTGACCCACGAGAGAATGTCATAATCCACTGTGAGGCGAAGGGCAAACCTCATCCCAG TTTCTCCTGGACTCGGAATGGAACCCACCTGGACGTGGAGAACAGTCCCAACATAAGCATGAGGGGCCACTCGGGGACCCTGGTGATGGACATCACTCGGGAGAAGGACGACAAGTACGAGGGGGTTTACCAGTGCACCGCCCGGAACCAGCATGGAACCGCTGTTTCCAACAACATCGTCGTGCGACAGTCCA TTGCTCTTACCATCTTCAGAGCTCTGCTGACAG GATCGCCCTTGTGGTcaaaggagaagatcaagcCAATCGTGGTTCAGGAGGGGGTGTCCCTGGTTTTGCCTTGCCGACCTCCTGCTGGTCTTCCACCTCCCATTATTTTCTGGATGGACAACA ACTTCCAGAGGTTGCCTCAGAGCAGCCGAGTGACCCAGTCTCTGAACGGTGACCTTTACTTCGCCAACGTGCTGCGGGAGGATACCAGGAACGACTACATCTGCTACGCCCGCTTCCCGTACACGCAAACCATCCAACAGAAACAGCCAATCACAGTCAAGGTCCTCAACC TGGATGCAATCAATGACACAATGGCTGCTTTTTACAATGACACTGATTTGTTCAGTG AAGCTCCAGTGGACGACAGGAGACCGACCTTCCTGATCCCGACTGAACCCTCCAGCTCACACTTGGTCTTAAAAGGCCAGACGCTGGAGCTGGAATGTATTGctgaaggact CCCCACTCCAGAAATCTCCTGGACCAAATTGAGCGACGAGCTCCCGGCAACACGCACATCCTTCCTGCACTACCAGAAGACGCTGCGCATCGTGAACGTTTCGGAATCCGATGCTGGTGACTACCGCTGCACAGCCAAGAATCCACTGGGCTCAGTCCACTCCACCATCCATGTCACGGTGAAAG CCGCTCCATACTGGCTGAGTGGTCCTCCCAGGAACCTTGTTCTGGCTCCAGGAGAGACCGGAGTGCTGACCTGCAGGGCCGGTGGCATCCCTAAGGCTGCTATTAAATGGTCGATGAACGGACTACCCATCGAGA ACGCACCCCCAGACCAGAGTCGTAAAGTGGAGGACGACACCATCATATTCACTGATGTGCAGTCTGGGTCCAGTGCTGTGTACCAGTGTAACGTCTCCAATGAGTTTGGTTACCTTCTCGCCAACGCATTTGTCAACGTCCTCT CGGTGCCTCCCAGAGTGCTGATACCGTCCAACAAAGTGTACCAAGTCATCAGAAATCACAGAGCGCTGTTAGACTGCACGTCCTTCGGCTCACCCATCCCTAAAATTACATG GTTTAAAGAGAGTCGCTCCGGCACACTGGATGGAGACAATCACGTCGTCCATGACAACGGCACTCTGGAGATTCACATCGCTCAAGCACGAAACAGCGGCAAATACACCTGCGTGGCGCGGAACTTTCTGGGTATCTATGAGAATCACGTCTACCTGGAGGTCAAAG AACCAACCCGGATCCTGAAGCAGCCGGAGTATCGAGTGGTCCAGAGGGGCAGGTCCGTGGTGTTTGAGTGTAAGGTGAAACACGACCCGACGCTGGAGCCCACTATGACCTGGCTGAAAGACAACGATGAGCTCCCAGATGATGAGAG ACTCATAGTGGACGCCGACAGCCTCACCATAACTGATGTGATGGAGAGCGACGCTGGAATCTACACCTGTATCATGAACACCTCGCTCGATCAGGACTCTGCCAGCGCTGAGCTCACCGTCGTGG AGGCCACGCCCACACCAGCGGTTGTCTACG AGCGTCCTGAACCCCCCACCGACCTCGAACTgacagaccagaaaaaaagaagtgttcAGCTCACATGGACTCCTGGAGATGAGCACAACAGTCCCATTcaga AATTCCTGATCCAGTACGACGATGCGCTCCACCACCGAGGCCACTGGCACAATCTGACCGAGGTCCCTGGATCCAAAACCACAGCTCACCTAAAGCTGTCTCCGTACGTCCACTACACCTTCCGAGTTCTGGCCCTGAACTCCGAGGGCTTCAGTCGACCCAGTCTACCCTCCAGGATGTACAAGACTGACCCCGCAG cGCCTGATGAAAATCCAACTGGTGTGCACGGGTTTggaacagaacatgacaatctTGTAATCCGGTGGAAG CCGCTGACAGGCCTCCAGGCTAATGGTCCAGGACTTCACTACCGGGTGATGTGGCGGCAGAAGAGGATGGACAGTGATTGGACTGCTGAGACGGTAGCCAACCGCTCCCAGtttgttgtttctggaacgcccaCATTTGTGCAGTACGAGTTCAAAGTTCAGGCAGTCAACGACTTTGGTTCTGCACCTGAGCCTGCTGTCGCCCACGGATACTCTGGAGAAGACT TGCCACTCGTAGCGCCGGGAAACGTGCTGGTGCGCGTGATCAACAGCACTCTGGTGGAGGTGCACTGGGATCACGTTCCGCGTAAATCGATCCGAGGCCATCTCAAAGGATACAAG GTCTACTACTGGAAGGAGCGAAGTCTCCACAAACACAACCCCCACCACATGGAGAAGCAGATCCTGACCTTCGGTGCAAACCACACGCGTGGCATGCTGCCCGGCCTGCACCCCTTCAGTATCTACTCATTTAATGTCAAGGTCTTCAATGGTAAAGGAGAGGGGCCGGCAAGTCCCACCCAGCAGTTTGAGACACCGGAAGGAG TGCCTGGTGCTCCATCAACCCTCTTGATCAACCCCAATCTGGACTCCATGACCCTGGAGTGGGGTCCTCCTCAGGATCGAAATGGTGTCATCACTGGATACACGCTTAAATATCAGCCAG TCAATACCTCCAATGAGCTGGGCCCAGTGGAGGAGCTGGCTCTGCCTGCCAATGAGACCTCAGTCACTTTGCTCAACCTCAAGCACAACACTCGCTACAAGTTTTATTTGAATGCCAAAACACTCAGGGGAGAGGGTCCGGCCATTTCACAGGAGGCCGTCACCATCGTGGATGAAG CTGTGACCAGCAGACAGGTGGACATCGCCACTCAGGGTTGGTTCATCGGCCTCATGTGTGCCATCgcactcctcatcctcatcctcctcatcatctgcTTCATTCAGAGGAATAAAGGCGGGAAATACCCCG TAAAAGAAAAGGAGGACGCACACACCGACCCGGAGTTCCAGCCCATGAAAGATGAAGACTGCACCTTTGGGGAATACAG